A region from the Candidatus Cloacimonadota bacterium genome encodes:
- a CDS encoding cupin domain-containing protein, translating to MKVVHYDNVELEPVYAEGAQGAQIRWLISQKDGAPNFAMRMFEVEPGGHTPYHQHNWEHELYCLSGKGALVTERGELPFAENDIMYVDPGMMHAFKNVGEDTLKFLCLIPHEQPVVKKTLNPFADEEANNC from the coding sequence ATGAAAGTAGTTCACTACGACAATGTTGAACTTGAACCCGTTTATGCCGAAGGAGCTCAAGGAGCTCAGATTCGCTGGCTTATCAGTCAAAAAGACGGCGCTCCGAACTTTGCTATGCGTATGTTTGAAGTAGAGCCCGGAGGTCACACCCCTTATCATCAACACAATTGGGAACACGAACTTTATTGCCTCTCCGGCAAAGGCGCACTCGTTACCGAACGCGGAGAATTACCTTTTGCCGAAAACGATATAATGTATGTAGATCCCGGTATGATGCATGCTTTCAAAAACGTAGGCGAGGATACACTTAAGTTCCTCTGTCTCATTCCGCATGAACAACCGGTAGTTAAGAAAACTCTTAATCCTTTTGCCGATGAAGAAGCTAATAACTGTTAG
- a CDS encoding M42 family metallopeptidase, which yields MNKTNKEYLYQLLRVASPSGFESDAQKITKGYLRGTCDDISSDINGNLIAFKRGSGDLKIMIVGHADEIGFMVNYIDDSGYVYVKPLGGFDVNLLPGLRLDIHHDGKVVRGIIGKNAPHMTRGDSDNPKLKMEDIWIDIGVKDKKDAEKRISIGDIITFHSEIEELSENVIVSKATDNKVGVYIAAAVMKALAKTQVSANYYAVSSVGEETTMKGSRTSSYKIEPDIAIAVDVTFTSDVPGADKRKFGDVNLGKGPVLALGAALHPGLNKHLQDIAKQHKIPIQLEISPSYTGTDADAIHAQRGGVATAVLSIPNRYMHSPNEIINLEDLDNAVKLLTEFVKTASDKLDLSR from the coding sequence ATGAACAAAACTAATAAAGAATATCTGTATCAACTGCTACGTGTTGCCAGTCCCTCCGGTTTTGAAAGCGATGCTCAAAAGATTACTAAAGGGTATCTGCGTGGAACTTGCGATGATATTTCCAGCGATATAAACGGTAATCTGATCGCTTTTAAACGCGGAAGCGGAGATTTAAAGATAATGATTGTTGGTCATGCCGATGAGATTGGTTTTATGGTAAATTACATTGATGATAGCGGTTATGTATACGTAAAACCTTTAGGTGGATTTGATGTAAACTTACTTCCAGGTTTAAGGCTTGACATCCATCATGACGGCAAAGTAGTTCGAGGAATCATCGGTAAGAATGCCCCACATATGACGCGGGGAGATTCAGATAACCCCAAGCTCAAGATGGAAGATATCTGGATCGATATTGGCGTAAAAGATAAGAAAGACGCCGAAAAAAGGATTAGCATAGGTGATATAATTACCTTCCATAGTGAGATAGAAGAGCTTAGTGAAAACGTAATCGTGAGCAAAGCTACCGATAACAAAGTTGGTGTTTATATTGCGGCTGCAGTTATGAAAGCTCTTGCTAAAACTCAAGTTTCCGCAAACTACTATGCAGTATCTTCTGTGGGTGAAGAAACAACAATGAAGGGCTCTCGCACCAGCTCCTACAAGATCGAGCCGGATATTGCCATCGCTGTTGATGTTACCTTTACTTCTGATGTACCAGGCGCCGATAAAAGGAAATTTGGCGACGTCAACCTGGGTAAGGGACCTGTTCTTGCTTTGGGTGCTGCGCTGCATCCCGGATTGAACAAACATTTGCAAGATATTGCCAAACAACATAAGATTCCTATCCAATTGGAAATTTCTCCCAGCTACACTGGCACCGACGCCGATGCTATTCATGCCCAACGAGGTGGAGTGGCAACTGCAGTACTCAGCATCCCCAATCGCTATATGCATTCGCCTAATGAAATAATCAACTTAGAAGATTTGGATAATGCGGTTAAGCTCCTTACAGAATTTGTTAAAACCGCCAGTGATAAATTGGACTTGAGCAGATAA